From Suricata suricatta isolate VVHF042 chromosome 1, meerkat_22Aug2017_6uvM2_HiC, whole genome shotgun sequence, a single genomic window includes:
- the F11 gene encoding coagulation factor XI isoform X2, with amino-acid sequence MILLYQMVHFTLFASVSGECITKLFTDTGFQGGEVTTVATPSAKHCQLVCTHHPRCLLFTFMAESSSEDPTRWFTCVLKDSVTETLPRVNMTGAISGYSFKQCPHQISACHRDVYVGLDMKGMNYNSSITRDAQECQERCTNDVHCHFFTYATRQFPSPEHRNMCLLKHTHMGTPTRITKLSKVVSGFSLKPCALSKLACIRDIFPRTAFADSNVASVMAPDAFVCRRICTHHPGCLFFTFFSREWPEESERNLCLLKTSESGLPSTRITRNKALSGFSLQTCRHSVPVFCHPSFYHNTDFLGEELDIVDVKGHGACQKMCTSSIRCQFFTYSPSPESCNGGKGKCYLKLSSNGSPMKILHGRGGISGYTLRLCKMDNGDKSTCTTKIKPRIVGGEASVHGEWPWQVTLHITSPTRRHLCGGSIIGNQWILTAAHCLIGIESPKILHVYSGILNQSEIKNDTSFFGVQEIIIHDQYETAESGYDIALLKLDTAMNYTDTQRPICLPSKGDRGVIYTECWVTGWGYRKLGDKIQNTLQKANVPLVTTEECQTSYRGHKITNKMLCAGYREGGKDACKGDSGGPLSCKHNEVWHLVGVTSWGEGCGQRERPGVYTNVVEYVDWILEKTQAV; translated from the exons ATGATTTTATTATATCAAATGGTACATTTCACTTTATTTGCCTCAGTTTCCGGTG AATGTATAACTAAGCTGTTCACAGATACTGGCTTCCAAGGAGGAGAGGTCACTACCGTTGCCACGCCAAGCGCCAAGCACTGCCAGCTTGTCTGTACCCACCACCCGAGGTGTCTCCTCTTCACCTTCATGGCTGAGTCGTCATCTGAAGATCCTACCAGATG GTTTACTTGTGTCCTGAAAGACAGTGTGACAGAGACATTGCCACGAGTGAATATGACAGGAGCAATTTCTGGATATTCTTTCAAGCAATGCCCACATCAAATAAGTG ctTGCCACAGGGACGTGTACGTGGGCCTGGACATGAAGGGCATGAACTATAACAGCTCGATTACCAGGGATGCTCAGGAGTGCCAAGAGAGATGCACAAACGACGTGCACTGTCACTTTTTCACATACGCAACAAGGCAGTTTCCAAGCCCGGAGCATCG TAACATGTGTCTATTGAAGCATACCCACATGGGGACGCCAACCAGGATAACGAAGCTCAGTAAAGTGGTGTCTGGATTTTCACTGAAACCCTGTGCGCTTTCTAAGCTGG CTTGTATTAGGGACATTTTCCCTAGGACGGCGTTTGCAGACAGTAACGTTGCCAGTGTCATGGCTCCAGATGCCTTTGTCTGTCGCCGCATTTGTACTCACCAtcctggttgtttgttttttacctttttttctcgAGAGTGGCCAGAAGAATCTGAAAG AAATCTTTGTCTCCTAAAAACATCTGAAAGTGGGTTACCAAGTACACGCATTACAAGAAACAAAGCTCTTTCTGGCTTCAGTCTGCAAACCTGCAGGCACAGTGTCCCAg TGTTCTGTCATCCCTCATTTTACCACAACACCGATTTCTTGGGAGAAGAACTGGACATCGTTGACGTGAAAGGGCACGGAGCTTGCCAGAAAATGTGTACCAGCTCCATCCGCTGCCAATTTTTCACCTATTCGCCATCTCCAGAATCTTGCAACGGAGGGAA GGGTAAATGTTACTTAAAACTCTCCTCAAATGGATCTCCAATGAAAATACTTCATGGGAGAGGAGGCATCTCTGGATATACATTAAGGTTATGTAAAATGGATAATG GGGATAAAAGTA CGTGTACGACCAAAATCAAGCCCAGAATTGTTGGAGGAGAGGCATCTGTTCATGGTGAGTGGCCGTGGCAGGTAACTTTGCATATCACATCACCCACCCGGAGACACCTGTGTGGAGGCTCCATCATTGGAAACCAGTGGATACTAACAGCTGCTCACTGTTTGATCGG GATAGAGTCACCTAAAATCTTGCATGTCTATAGTGGCATTTTAAAtcaatcagaaattaaaaatgacacatcTTTCTTTGGGGTTCAAGAAATAATCATTCATGATCAATATGAAACGGCAGAAAGTGGGTATGATATTGCCTTGTTGAAACTGGACACAGCAATGAATTACACAG atactCAGAGACCCATATGTCTACCCTCCAAAGGAGATCGGGGTGTAATATATACTGAGTGCTGGGTGACTGGATGGGGGTACAGAAAATTAGGAG acaaaatacaaaatactctCCAGAAAGCTAACGTGCCTTTGGTGACAACTGAAGAGTGCCAGACAAGCTACAGGGGACATAAAATAACCAATAAGATGCTCTGTGCAGGCtatagagaaggagggaaggatgcTTGTAAG GGAGACTCGGGGGGCCCCCTGTCCTGTAAACACAACGAGGTCTGGCACCTGGTGGGCGTCACCAGCTGGGGAGAAGGCTGCGGTCAAAGGGAACGGCCCGGGGTTTACACCAACGTGGTTGAGTATGTGGACTGGATTCTGGAGAAAACCCAAGCAGTGTGA
- the F11 gene encoding coagulation factor XI isoform X1: MILLYQMVHFTLFASVSGECITKLFTDTGFQGGEVTTVATPSAKHCQLVCTHHPRCLLFTFMAESSSEDPTRWFTCVLKDSVTETLPRVNMTGAISGYSFKQCPHQISACHRDVYVGLDMKGMNYNSSITRDAQECQERCTNDVHCHFFTYATRQFPSPEHRNMCLLKHTHMGTPTRITKLSKVVSGFSLKPCALSKLACIRDIFPRTAFADSNVASVMAPDAFVCRRICTHHPGCLFFTFFSREWPEESERNLCLLKTSESGLPSTRITRNKALSGFSLQTCRHSVPVFCHPSFYHNTDFLGEELDIVDVKGHGACQKMCTSSIRCQFFTYSPSPESCNGGKGKCYLKLSSNGSPMKILHGRGGISGYTLRLCKMDNACTTKIKPRIVGGEASVHGEWPWQVTLHITSPTRRHLCGGSIIGNQWILTAAHCLIGIESPKILHVYSGILNQSEIKNDTSFFGVQEIIIHDQYETAESGYDIALLKLDTAMNYTDTQRPICLPSKGDRGVIYTECWVTGWGYRKLGDKIQNTLQKANVPLVTTEECQTSYRGHKITNKMLCAGYREGGKDACKGDSGGPLSCKHNEVWHLVGVTSWGEGCGQRERPGVYTNVVEYVDWILEKTQAV; the protein is encoded by the exons ATGATTTTATTATATCAAATGGTACATTTCACTTTATTTGCCTCAGTTTCCGGTG AATGTATAACTAAGCTGTTCACAGATACTGGCTTCCAAGGAGGAGAGGTCACTACCGTTGCCACGCCAAGCGCCAAGCACTGCCAGCTTGTCTGTACCCACCACCCGAGGTGTCTCCTCTTCACCTTCATGGCTGAGTCGTCATCTGAAGATCCTACCAGATG GTTTACTTGTGTCCTGAAAGACAGTGTGACAGAGACATTGCCACGAGTGAATATGACAGGAGCAATTTCTGGATATTCTTTCAAGCAATGCCCACATCAAATAAGTG ctTGCCACAGGGACGTGTACGTGGGCCTGGACATGAAGGGCATGAACTATAACAGCTCGATTACCAGGGATGCTCAGGAGTGCCAAGAGAGATGCACAAACGACGTGCACTGTCACTTTTTCACATACGCAACAAGGCAGTTTCCAAGCCCGGAGCATCG TAACATGTGTCTATTGAAGCATACCCACATGGGGACGCCAACCAGGATAACGAAGCTCAGTAAAGTGGTGTCTGGATTTTCACTGAAACCCTGTGCGCTTTCTAAGCTGG CTTGTATTAGGGACATTTTCCCTAGGACGGCGTTTGCAGACAGTAACGTTGCCAGTGTCATGGCTCCAGATGCCTTTGTCTGTCGCCGCATTTGTACTCACCAtcctggttgtttgttttttacctttttttctcgAGAGTGGCCAGAAGAATCTGAAAG AAATCTTTGTCTCCTAAAAACATCTGAAAGTGGGTTACCAAGTACACGCATTACAAGAAACAAAGCTCTTTCTGGCTTCAGTCTGCAAACCTGCAGGCACAGTGTCCCAg TGTTCTGTCATCCCTCATTTTACCACAACACCGATTTCTTGGGAGAAGAACTGGACATCGTTGACGTGAAAGGGCACGGAGCTTGCCAGAAAATGTGTACCAGCTCCATCCGCTGCCAATTTTTCACCTATTCGCCATCTCCAGAATCTTGCAACGGAGGGAA GGGTAAATGTTACTTAAAACTCTCCTCAAATGGATCTCCAATGAAAATACTTCATGGGAGAGGAGGCATCTCTGGATATACATTAAGGTTATGTAAAATGGATAATG CGTGTACGACCAAAATCAAGCCCAGAATTGTTGGAGGAGAGGCATCTGTTCATGGTGAGTGGCCGTGGCAGGTAACTTTGCATATCACATCACCCACCCGGAGACACCTGTGTGGAGGCTCCATCATTGGAAACCAGTGGATACTAACAGCTGCTCACTGTTTGATCGG GATAGAGTCACCTAAAATCTTGCATGTCTATAGTGGCATTTTAAAtcaatcagaaattaaaaatgacacatcTTTCTTTGGGGTTCAAGAAATAATCATTCATGATCAATATGAAACGGCAGAAAGTGGGTATGATATTGCCTTGTTGAAACTGGACACAGCAATGAATTACACAG atactCAGAGACCCATATGTCTACCCTCCAAAGGAGATCGGGGTGTAATATATACTGAGTGCTGGGTGACTGGATGGGGGTACAGAAAATTAGGAG acaaaatacaaaatactctCCAGAAAGCTAACGTGCCTTTGGTGACAACTGAAGAGTGCCAGACAAGCTACAGGGGACATAAAATAACCAATAAGATGCTCTGTGCAGGCtatagagaaggagggaaggatgcTTGTAAG GGAGACTCGGGGGGCCCCCTGTCCTGTAAACACAACGAGGTCTGGCACCTGGTGGGCGTCACCAGCTGGGGAGAAGGCTGCGGTCAAAGGGAACGGCCCGGGGTTTACACCAACGTGGTTGAGTATGTGGACTGGATTCTGGAGAAAACCCAAGCAGTGTGA